GCCCTAGCCCCTAGCCCCTAGCCCCTAGCCCCTTCAACCAGAGGCAGTTTCACAGTAAACGTCGCTCCCTTACCCTCGCCGGCACTGTAGGCGCTGACAGTACCGCCATGCAGTTCCACTAGATGACGCACGATCGCCAAACCCAAACCAAGTCCCACTTGCGATCGCGTCAGACTGCTGTGGACATCGCCCTGGTGAAGATTGCTTTCTTGCCGAAAGCGATCGAACACGTAAGGTAAAAAGCCAGGACTAATCCCTTTACCCGTATCGGTTACAGTAATTTGGGCATAGGAAATTTCAGATTGCGAATTGAAAGTAGGATTTTGAGTTTCATTTTGCAATTTCAAATCTGCCATCTGTAATTTTTCCAGTTTAATTTCCACCACCCCGCCTTTGGGCGTAAACTTAATCGCATTAGACAGCAAATTCCACGCAATTTGCTGCAAGCGATCGGCATCAGCCGCAACTTCTCCTACAGCGTTAAAAACACACTTTAACTCCACACCCTGACGCTCAGCTGTCGGACGTACCGTATCCAGAGCCGCCACAAGCACAGGAATTGGATCGATGGGAGAGAGATTCAGTTCCAGTTTGCCGCGAATAATGCGCGAAACATCCAATAAATCCGAAACCATTTGCGTTTGCAAACGAGCATTGCGCTCGATCGTTTCCAGCGCTCGATCGGTCATAATCGCATCAACTTTCCGCGTCCGCAACAAATTCACCCAACCCAAAATAGCGTGTAGCGGCGTTCGCAGTTCGTGAGAGAGTATCGCCAGAAATTCATCTTTCAGGCGGTTGGCTTCTTGAGCTTCGCGGTGTGTTCTGCTATTGTCTATTGCTAAGGCAGCGCGGGTAGCCAACTCCTCTGCCAAAGCCAATTCTTCCCAACAGTAGCGGCGTCCCGACTCTGCATAAACAAATTCTAAAGCACCTAAAATCCTTCCTTGGGTAACTAGCGGTACGACAATAACAGACTGAGGTTTTAATGCTTCCAAAAGCTTACAATCTTCGGCATTAGAGGCGCACTGCGCGATCCGATCGTCGGCAAGTTCCGGATAGAACGCTGGCTTAAGAGTGCGTAACACTTCCAACACTGGATGCTCTAGATTCAGGTCGCCCGATTTTAGATTTTGGATTTTGCGGAAAGTCGGCGTCTTGGACGCCATATCCTCTACTTGGGGAGACCCCAAGATCGGAATGGCTCCGCTTCCCGTCACGATGCCGACCTTTCCAAGACAGGATTTTGAATTAGCTGCGTCAAGCTCATCATAAGTTTGCAGTTGCAGCAACAGTTCTTCCTGACGCGGATCTGAATGAGCGCTTGCCAGCCTCAAGATCTGACCTTCTTCTCCCACAATATAGAAAATACACCAATCAGCCAGATAAGGCAGTGCAAGGCGAGCCACTTGAGCGAGTGTAGTTTCGTAATCAAAAGAAGAAGCCAGCACCATGCTAGCCTCTGCCAGAAAAGCAAATCGTCGTTGCTGCGCCTCTGCCAAAACACGCGCCTCCTGTTCGCGAATTCTCTGAGCGCGTTCTTCCTCCGCTTCTTTGAGTTCCGTAATATCGCGGATCACAGCCAGCGCTGATTCGATCGCACCTTTTTTGTTTGGCTCTGGAACGACACGAGATTGATAGATACGCATTCCAATTGAAGTAGGACAGACAAATTGAATCGTTTGTTCAACACCGCTTTCAAATACTTTCGTCAGGGTCGTCTCCCACAGCTGGCATAACTCCTCTGGAGAACTGAGTTCTCGGAAATTCTTACCGATGAAATTTTCGGTTGGCGTTCCCGTCAACGTTTCCACCACCGGATTGACATACAGGTAACGCATTTCCCTGTCGCAGCGAAGAACGATATCTGGCGAATTTTCAACTAATGTTTTGAATTCCCGCTCGCGACGGTACAGTGCCTCTTCTGAGAGCTTGCGTTGCGTAATATCGCGCTCTATGGCGATCCAGTGCGTATACCACCCCGTTTCGTCAGCTACCGGTACGAGGCTCAGTTCTACCCAGAACTGGGAGCCATCTTTGCGGTAATTAATTAGTTCAAATACCCCTGGTTGCCAATTTTGTATGGTTTCCCGAAGTTGATTGAGAGTAGCTCGATCGCTCTGAGGCCCCTGCAAAATCCGAGGTGTTTTACCCACCACTTCCTGTAGAGTGTAGCCGGTCATACGGGTAAAAGCAGCGTTAACGTAGAGAATGTGCGGCCCCGGCTCCTCAATCGGCTCAGCTTCCGTAATTACGATCGCATCATTGGCGTTAACTACAACCGATTCCAGCAAGCGCAACTTCAATAGCGCCCGCACCCGATCGGTGGTATCCTGAACCAACAAGACAAAATAATCAATAGACCCGTCAGCGCGACGCACGCATTGGGTGGCGATGTCGGCATAAATAACTTCTCCATCTTTGCGGATAAACCGCTTGTCGATCGCATAGCTTTCCCTTTCGCCAGCCAAAATTTGATTGAAATTATCGATATCGGCAGCCAAATCATCCGCATGGGTAATCTCAACCCAAGTCATCTGGCTGAGTTCTTGTCGCGAATAGCCAAAGATATCGCACAATTTGTCGTTTACCTGCAACCAGCCTTTTTCCGGTGAGGTAATCGCAATACCGATTAAAGGCAGTTCAAAGTAACTGCGGAATCTTTCTTCACTTCTTCGCAAAGCTTCCTTTTCCGCCTCTAGTTCCCCGATTTTTTCTTGCAGCAGCCAATTGGAAAAAGCCAGTTCGTCAGTGCGTTGGGCGATCGCAATTTCCAATTCGGAAGCGAAGTTTTGCAGAACTATTTCAGCTTGTTTGCGATCGGTCATATCTTCCGCAATTCCCGCAATGCGATATACTTCTCCCAATTCGTTTTCGATGGGAAAAGCACGAGCCCATATCCAACGAATCGAGCCATTCGGTTGAACGATCCGATATTCTACTTCTAAGTGTTCTCCTCGAAGTTGCTTTTCAAAGGCAAGCAACACCTGTTGCTTGTCCTCGTGGTAAACAATATCGAAAAAAGAGGTCGGCTGTTCGGACAAACTCTGGCAGCTAAGACCCGATATTTGTTCGTAACGGGGACTGATGTAGAGTATTTTTGAGTTTTTCGGCTCGAACAACCAGAAAATTTCGCGAATGTGTTCTGCCAGTTGCCGAAAACGCTCTTCGGATTCTTGCAAAGCTGCTAGGGTTGTTTGCAGTTCGCGTTGGCGAATTCGCACTTCTTCTGCTAAAAGTGCCAAATTTTCCGTAGCAGAACCTAATTCCTGCTGAAGTATTTCTTTCGCGCGCTTCATGGCAATTTGATTCGCCACCCGCGCCTTCAATTCTTCAGATGAGAAAGGTTTCATTAAGTAGTCTTGTACCCCTTCTCGCAACATCTGCACGCGCAAGTCATCGTCTGCTTTGGCAGTCAGCAGCACAATTGGCACCGCATTCAATTCCCTATGCAAGCGAATCTGGCGTACCATTCGATCGCCAGTCATTTGGGGCATCATCACATCGCTGAGGATAGCGTCGGGATGCAACTTAAGTGCCAGTTCCAATCCTTCTTGCCCATTCAAAGCTGTGACGATGTTATAGTCAGATGCCAGCGTGTCGGCAATAAACCGATTCATTTCAGGATTGTCTTCGACTACAAGTACTCGTGGTTGAGTACTGGGAGCTGTTAAATAATCCTTAACTACATTAATTTCCGGCGATCGCAGTTCTGCCAGCATAACGCTCGCAAGTTCGCTGTTAATATTGTCTGAAGAAAGTGCGATCGCACTTGCTACCTCCACATCTGCTGGTGCGAGTAACGGCAATTCTACACTAAATCTCGCTCCACCTAAAACTGCTTCATCAACTGCGATCTTACCACCATGTAAATCAACAAATTCTTTGACAATTGCCAATCCCAATCCAGTACCGCCAAATTTGCGAGCAATTTCTGGTTCTCCTTGCCGAAATGGCTCGAAAATCACTTCCCGCAATTCGAGTGGCACACCAACACCGCTATCCTCTACAGTAATCCTGGCAGAAATAGGCACAAAGAGGAGTGGGGGAGTGGGGGAGTGGGGGAGTGGGGGAGTATTTATTTTGACTTTTGACTTTTGACTTTTGACTTTTTCTTCTACTCTTCCCCAGCAGACTTCCACTCTGCATTTGATACTGCCACTATTAGGGGTAAACTTGAAAGCATTGGAAAGCAGGTTGAAACAGATGCGCTGCAACTTCTCAGCATCCACTTGTGCGGGGACAGACTCAGGCGTATCGATCGAAAATGAAATGTGACATTCCTGAGCTAGGGTATCAAAGTGAGCGGCAGTGAGTTTTACCAAGTGGGCCAAATCGACTTGAGCGTAGTTAACGCTCATTTTGCCCGCTTCTAGCTTGGAAACATCCAGCAAATTGTTGACGTGCTTGAGGAGAGTTTGGGCGTTGCGTCGCACAACTTTTAGGTTATCGTGCTGTTCTTGTGTGAGTTCATCTGAAGCCAACAATTTCTCTGTTGGCCCTAAGATCAGTGCTAACGGTGTCCGCAGTTCGTGACTGACGTTAGCGAAGAACTGGGTTTTGAGGCGATCGAGTTCTTTCAGCTTGTGCGCCAACTCCTCCAGTTCTTGGTTGGCAGCTTCCAGTTTCAGTTTGCGCTCTTGGGAAATTTTAGCATCTTCAACCAATCCCAGCACCTGTGGCACCAACGACGGCAGTATTACAGCTGTCGTCACCGAAGCAACTGCCGTGACTAATTTCAATTCTCCCGCTAGCCAATACGTCGGCGTCCATAGCGTCCACACTTCCATAAA
This region of Aerosakkonema funiforme FACHB-1375 genomic DNA includes:
- a CDS encoding PAS domain S-box protein, with the protein product MKIHQYDMGYGIGVLAAALALMLLWPGLWKNLLVANGFLPHGHCYLWKPSLVWLHIISDTLIGLAYVAISGTLAYLVYKSRQDIPFHWMFLLFGTFIVACGSTHFMEVWTLWTPTYWLAGELKLVTAVASVTTAVILPSLVPQVLGLVEDAKISQERKLKLEAANQELEELAHKLKELDRLKTQFFANVSHELRTPLALILGPTEKLLASDELTQEQHDNLKVVRRNAQTLLKHVNNLLDVSKLEAGKMSVNYAQVDLAHLVKLTAAHFDTLAQECHISFSIDTPESVPAQVDAEKLQRICFNLLSNAFKFTPNSGSIKCRVEVCWGRVEEKVKSQKSKVKINTPPLPHSPTPPLLFVPISARITVEDSGVGVPLELREVIFEPFRQGEPEIARKFGGTGLGLAIVKEFVDLHGGKIAVDEAVLGGARFSVELPLLAPADVEVASAIALSSDNINSELASVMLAELRSPEINVVKDYLTAPSTQPRVLVVEDNPEMNRFIADTLASDYNIVTALNGQEGLELALKLHPDAILSDVMMPQMTGDRMVRQIRLHRELNAVPIVLLTAKADDDLRVQMLREGVQDYLMKPFSSEELKARVANQIAMKRAKEILQQELGSATENLALLAEEVRIRQRELQTTLAALQESEERFRQLAEHIREIFWLFEPKNSKILYISPRYEQISGLSCQSLSEQPTSFFDIVYHEDKQQVLLAFEKQLRGEHLEVEYRIVQPNGSIRWIWARAFPIENELGEVYRIAGIAEDMTDRKQAEIVLQNFASELEIAIAQRTDELAFSNWLLQEKIGELEAEKEALRRSEERFRSYFELPLIGIAITSPEKGWLQVNDKLCDIFGYSRQELSQMTWVEITHADDLAADIDNFNQILAGERESYAIDKRFIRKDGEVIYADIATQCVRRADGSIDYFVLLVQDTTDRVRALLKLRLLESVVVNANDAIVITEAEPIEEPGPHILYVNAAFTRMTGYTLQEVVGKTPRILQGPQSDRATLNQLRETIQNWQPGVFELINYRKDGSQFWVELSLVPVADETGWYTHWIAIERDITQRKLSEEALYRREREFKTLVENSPDIVLRCDREMRYLYVNPVVETLTGTPTENFIGKNFRELSSPEELCQLWETTLTKVFESGVEQTIQFVCPTSIGMRIYQSRVVPEPNKKGAIESALAVIRDITELKEAEEERAQRIREQEARVLAEAQQRRFAFLAEASMVLASSFDYETTLAQVARLALPYLADWCIFYIVGEEGQILRLASAHSDPRQEELLLQLQTYDELDAANSKSCLGKVGIVTGSGAIPILGSPQVEDMASKTPTFRKIQNLKSGDLNLEHPVLEVLRTLKPAFYPELADDRIAQCASNAEDCKLLEALKPQSVIVVPLVTQGRILGALEFVYAESGRRYCWEELALAEELATRAALAIDNSRTHREAQEANRLKDEFLAILSHELRTPLHAILGWVNLLRTRKVDAIMTDRALETIERNARLQTQMVSDLLDVSRIIRGKLELNLSPIDPIPVLVAALDTVRPTAERQGVELKCVFNAVGEVAADADRLQQIAWNLLSNAIKFTPKGGVVEIKLEKLQMADLKLQNETQNPTFNSQSEISYAQITVTDTGKGISPGFLPYVFDRFRQESNLHQGDVHSSLTRSQVGLGLGLAIVRHLVELHGGTVSAYSAGEGKGATFTVKLPLVEGARG